The Listeria monocytogenes genome window below encodes:
- the crcB gene encoding fluoride efflux transporter CrcB, with protein MFINFLLVGFGAGFGAMLRYGISVFVKSKWKTNFPFATFFINITGSFLLGFLVSSALGPDWQLFLGTGFMGGYTTFSTFKVESMELKWKTNYRVLFSYLGCTYVFGLVAAFIGIMLGI; from the coding sequence GTGTTCATTAATTTTCTATTAGTTGGTTTTGGTGCAGGATTTGGTGCAATGTTGCGATATGGGATTTCGGTATTTGTTAAAAGTAAATGGAAGACGAACTTTCCTTTCGCGACTTTTTTCATTAATATAACGGGTTCATTTTTGCTAGGTTTTCTAGTATCTTCTGCACTTGGGCCTGATTGGCAGTTATTTCTTGGCACTGGATTTATGGGAGGATATACGACGTTTTCGACTTTTAAAGTGGAGAGTATGGAATTAAAATGGAAAACGAATTATCGCGTATTATTTTCGTATTTAGGGTGTACGTATGTCTTTGGCCTAGTGGCGGCTTTTATCGGTATAATGTTAGGTATATAA
- the crcB gene encoding fluoride efflux transporter CrcB, whose product MYFFYVGIFGALGGMSRYAMNLWLGGGDFPYATLTVNLIGCFLLAFLMQFLAEKSRISLVILNGIGTGFIGSFTTFSAFSVDTVQLVQNGAWLFALTYVLASFIGGLIMVKFGRMLSNKWLNRGAERVH is encoded by the coding sequence ATGTATTTTTTCTATGTGGGGATTTTTGGTGCATTAGGTGGAATGTCTCGTTATGCAATGAACTTATGGCTTGGCGGCGGGGATTTTCCTTATGCGACATTAACGGTTAATTTAATTGGTTGTTTTTTATTGGCTTTTCTTATGCAATTTTTGGCGGAGAAATCACGTATTTCTTTGGTGATTTTAAATGGAATTGGGACTGGGTTCATTGGCTCGTTTACGACATTCTCTGCTTTTAGTGTAGATACAGTCCAACTAGTACAAAATGGAGCATGGTTATTTGCGCTTACTTATGTGTTAGCTAGTTTCATTGGTGGTCTTATTATGGTGAAGTTTGGCCGAATGCTGAGCAATAAATGGTTGAATCGAGGTGCAGAGCGTGTTCATTAA
- a CDS encoding GyrI-like domain-containing protein: MTEKKMDFKKEEKKFYAPKRKPERIFVPEMNFLMVDGKGDPDGEEYQKAVQSLYAIAYTIKMSKMGETRLAGYMDFVVPPLEGFWWSEEKFDLQDRDAWLWTSILRQPDFVTEEVLEWAKEVAKKKKPDINTSRVKLVRFEEGECVQMMHIGPFSEEVKTVAEMHQFMEKEGLHNDTGAVRKHHEIYLSDPRKAKPEKRKTILRLPVS; this comes from the coding sequence ATGACTGAAAAGAAAATGGATTTTAAAAAAGAAGAAAAGAAATTTTATGCACCTAAAAGGAAGCCAGAGCGTATTTTTGTTCCGGAAATGAATTTTTTGATGGTGGATGGGAAAGGGGATCCGGACGGTGAGGAGTATCAAAAGGCAGTGCAGTCTCTTTATGCGATTGCGTACACGATCAAAATGAGCAAGATGGGTGAGACGCGTCTTGCTGGTTACATGGATTTTGTTGTACCGCCGCTGGAAGGGTTTTGGTGGTCTGAAGAGAAGTTTGATTTACAAGATAGAGATGCGTGGCTTTGGACATCGATTCTTAGACAACCGGACTTTGTTACTGAAGAAGTGTTGGAATGGGCGAAAGAGGTTGCTAAGAAGAAAAAGCCTGACATTAATACGAGTCGCGTGAAATTGGTTCGTTTTGAAGAAGGAGAATGTGTGCAGATGATGCATATTGGTCCTTTTAGTGAGGAAGTGAAAACAGTCGCGGAAATGCATCAATTCATGGAAAAAGAAGGGCTTCATAATGATACGGGGGCTGTTCGAAAACACCATGAAATATATTTGAGCGATCCACGTAAAGCGAAGCCAGAAAAAAGGAAGACTATCCTTCGACTTCCGGTGAGTTGA
- a CDS encoding aminoglycoside phosphotransferase family protein: MDVARLKMLHNAKVISEIKKGFSIDKKYQVDETYLVRVFPIDLLQERKQEFKIIQALNSQTPFVPKAYDFGFIEREGYRIISYLQGEDAESGMTHLSHSEQFKAGFSAGEILREVHKLPLDIPKMNWLDFQTAKFKRKVEELKELEITASFLTETEQFVYENLARLKNRPVCLQHGDFHPANIILKNNKFVGLIDFNRLEFGDPLFDLAKIGFFTTEVSIPFARGNILGYIDKEEVTDFWNLYALYTAMHITSAVNWAAKNESRNFKKLMDYAAKTAASHDNFQKLMPDWMNEEEFK, encoded by the coding sequence ATGGATGTGGCACGACTAAAAATGTTACATAATGCGAAAGTGATTTCGGAAATAAAAAAAGGGTTTTCTATTGATAAGAAATACCAGGTGGATGAAACTTACCTTGTTCGTGTTTTCCCCATAGATTTACTTCAAGAACGAAAGCAAGAATTTAAAATAATCCAAGCATTAAATTCTCAAACTCCATTTGTTCCAAAAGCATATGATTTCGGCTTTATCGAAAGAGAAGGCTATAGGATTATTAGTTATTTACAAGGAGAAGACGCAGAAAGTGGCATGACTCATTTATCTCATTCAGAACAGTTTAAAGCTGGTTTTTCGGCAGGGGAAATTTTACGAGAAGTTCATAAATTACCGCTAGATATACCAAAAATGAATTGGTTGGATTTTCAAACAGCTAAATTTAAACGAAAAGTGGAGGAATTAAAAGAATTAGAAATAACAGCTTCTTTTTTAACGGAAACCGAACAGTTTGTTTATGAGAATCTAGCTAGATTAAAAAATAGACCGGTTTGTTTACAACATGGAGATTTTCATCCAGCGAATATTATTTTAAAGAACAATAAGTTTGTGGGGCTAATTGATTTTAATCGCCTAGAGTTCGGCGATCCTTTATTTGATTTAGCTAAAATCGGTTTTTTTACAACAGAGGTCAGTATACCTTTTGCACGAGGAAATATTTTAGGCTATATTGATAAAGAAGAAGTTACGGATTTTTGGAATCTTTATGCGCTTTACACGGCGATGCATATTACTTCGGCTGTTAACTGGGCGGCGAAAAATGAATCTCGTAATTTTAAAAAGTTGATGGATTATGCAGCAAAGACGGCAGCTAGTCACGATAATTTTCAGAAGCTGATGCCAGACTGGATGAACGAGGAGGAATTCAAATGA
- a CDS encoding helix-turn-helix domain-containing protein — translation MNLIGLRIKNIRKEKQLTLKDVAQGIISVPYLANIENGIKIASLETLIHIAKRLEVPEQILLISEEESNKELLKEMDAIFELLVFSNTVEMESRLNNIAENVDLLHESPAVELSFYCLQASYYYKIWEFSKAEEIEAKYLNNTKKRAEESFPRQLLSYYYYGQAVKHSHATCDYQLAVEYWKKCVDLTENEGFQVVFHVCICINYICQSIYEPALAHIKQALELIKDEEQERIVAILYFYGYIYFQIGFMAEAKNRFEQAVGYFEKYPESKKIYYFVVQLKMAEIENIEGNEALFNEKIARLYEELMAYETTNTSFNNNDYLVITELMVIFAEKGFVDEATSLMGLMNKVDERVKELNFFIEYTETLLLYHQNEQVSYEEKMIKLLKKIDDSNDPILIDRVKKHASKHFAKSTKYKMAYDILS, via the coding sequence ATGAACTTAATTGGCTTGCGAATTAAAAATATTCGTAAAGAGAAGCAGTTAACATTAAAAGACGTAGCCCAAGGAATTATTTCTGTTCCGTATCTCGCAAATATCGAAAATGGCATCAAAATTGCTTCCTTAGAAACATTAATCCATATTGCTAAAAGATTAGAAGTACCAGAACAAATACTGCTTATAAGTGAAGAAGAATCAAACAAAGAGCTGCTAAAAGAAATGGACGCGATTTTTGAACTATTAGTATTTTCCAATACAGTAGAAATGGAAAGCCGATTAAATAACATAGCTGAGAATGTGGATTTACTTCATGAATCGCCAGCTGTTGAACTTAGCTTTTACTGTTTGCAGGCAAGCTATTATTATAAGATTTGGGAATTTTCCAAAGCAGAAGAAATCGAAGCCAAATATTTAAATAACACAAAAAAACGTGCGGAAGAATCGTTCCCTCGGCAGTTACTGTCTTATTATTATTATGGTCAGGCTGTAAAACATTCCCATGCCACTTGTGATTATCAATTAGCAGTTGAGTACTGGAAGAAATGTGTAGATTTAACGGAAAATGAAGGTTTCCAAGTAGTTTTTCACGTATGTATTTGCATCAATTATATTTGTCAAAGTATTTACGAGCCAGCACTCGCGCACATTAAGCAGGCGCTGGAGTTGATTAAAGATGAGGAGCAAGAACGCATTGTTGCGATACTCTATTTTTACGGCTATATTTATTTTCAAATTGGTTTTATGGCAGAGGCAAAAAACAGGTTTGAGCAAGCGGTAGGATATTTTGAGAAATACCCAGAATCAAAAAAGATTTATTATTTTGTCGTTCAATTAAAAATGGCGGAAATTGAAAATATCGAGGGAAATGAAGCTCTTTTTAATGAGAAAATAGCAAGGTTATATGAGGAATTAATGGCATATGAGACAACGAATACGAGCTTCAATAACAATGACTATCTAGTTATAACGGAACTAATGGTTATTTTTGCAGAAAAAGGATTTGTAGACGAAGCTACCTCCTTAATGGGACTGATGAATAAAGTCGATGAGCGGGTGAAGGAACTTAATTTCTTTATAGAATATACCGAAACATTGCTTTTATATCATCAAAATGAGCAAGTTAGCTACGAAGAAAAAATGATAAAATTATTGAAAAAAATTGATGACTCGAATGACCCAATTTTAATTGACCGAGTGAAAAAGCACGCGAGTAAACACTTCGCAAAATCAACGAAATATAAAATGGCATACGATATTTTGTCGTAA
- the fepA gene encoding multidrug efflux MATE transporter FepA codes for MAKNMEILETDSVKKIYFRYLIPSLVGMLLMSLNIVIDGIFVGHKLGGVALAGINIAVPVFTIFTAISIWIGIGAATQFSFAIGEKNVAKAQTIFTNALLAVISITVIIGIIAFIFKVPLAYFLGANEDTIGYVLEYMNILLIFGFALTLENILSIFVRNDGDPNLSMIALIVTAISNVILNYLFLFVFEWGVTGSALATMIAIIIGVFILITHFFKKSSRLKFVKLDWNKAFFKKTLAIGLPSFLAEVGVSVFTLGYNISIAAIAGTAGVAAFSVLNYTHSVILMLFLGMGSAIQPLISYYRGAKARQKEIETLKIAIMVAFSTGVGFLLVGFFGSNFLVSLFGNFSPEIKDLASNGIKLFYTAYLFMGFNFVMMTYFQTSDKVKMATWITISREIIFMVIFLLVLPPIIGIPGVWLAIPISEMLVAASIVFYMKKKHILFK; via the coding sequence ATGGCAAAAAACATGGAAATTTTAGAAACAGATTCAGTTAAAAAGATTTACTTTAGATATTTAATTCCTTCTTTAGTGGGAATGTTGTTAATGTCTTTAAATATTGTCATTGATGGCATTTTTGTTGGGCATAAGCTCGGCGGAGTGGCGCTTGCTGGAATAAATATTGCGGTGCCTGTATTTACGATTTTTACAGCGATTTCGATTTGGATAGGAATTGGCGCAGCAACTCAATTTTCGTTTGCGATTGGCGAGAAAAATGTCGCGAAAGCACAAACGATTTTTACCAATGCGCTTTTAGCCGTTATTTCGATTACAGTTATTATTGGAATTATAGCGTTTATTTTTAAAGTACCATTAGCTTATTTTTTAGGCGCGAATGAGGATACGATTGGTTATGTGCTTGAGTATATGAACATCCTGCTTATATTTGGATTTGCGCTTACACTAGAAAACATTTTAAGTATTTTTGTACGTAATGATGGCGATCCTAATTTATCCATGATTGCGCTAATTGTAACAGCAATCAGTAATGTTATTTTGAACTATTTATTCTTATTTGTATTTGAATGGGGTGTGACGGGTTCTGCGCTTGCTACGATGATTGCAATCATTATCGGTGTATTCATTTTAATTACCCATTTCTTCAAAAAATCAAGTCGTTTAAAATTTGTCAAATTGGACTGGAATAAAGCGTTTTTCAAGAAAACTTTAGCAATTGGCTTACCAAGCTTTTTAGCGGAAGTCGGGGTATCTGTATTTACGCTAGGTTATAATATTTCGATAGCAGCTATTGCAGGGACTGCTGGTGTAGCGGCGTTCTCGGTTCTCAATTATACGCACAGTGTGATTTTGATGTTGTTCCTTGGTATGGGGTCGGCAATTCAACCTCTTATTAGTTATTATCGGGGCGCGAAAGCTAGACAAAAAGAAATAGAAACGTTGAAGATTGCAATTATGGTAGCATTCAGTACTGGAGTTGGCTTTTTGCTCGTTGGCTTCTTCGGTTCCAATTTTCTTGTTTCGTTGTTCGGAAACTTTAGCCCAGAAATTAAAGATTTAGCAAGTAACGGCATCAAATTATTCTATACGGCTTATCTGTTCATGGGCTTCAACTTTGTTATGATGACCTATTTCCAAACATCGGATAAGGTAAAAATGGCCACATGGATTACGATATCGCGTGAGATTATATTCATGGTCATCTTCCTGTTAGTGTTACCACCAATTATTGGTATTCCAGGCGTTTGGCTAGCGATTCCAATTTCAGAAATGCTTGTAGCAGCATCTATCGTATTCTATATGAAGAAAAAACATATTCTATTTAAATAA
- the fepR gene encoding efflux pump transcriptional regulator FepR has translation MRKEEIKQAALTLFANNGFEGTSLADIAGVVGLKKQSIYSHFKDKDDLFLSIMKDAKSTEIDYYRAKLRDSDLSRPDLVLSSLLFGVKELYDTDEAYQFWLRYGFYPPKHLYEVVQAYITENVLQMEQEFTNLFTNWMEQELIPIQDVETMKEAYMGILDAVIVDIVYVNDPERTEKKITALWQIFWRGITLKALN, from the coding sequence ATGAGAAAAGAAGAAATCAAACAAGCTGCACTGACACTTTTTGCTAATAACGGTTTTGAAGGAACATCACTTGCTGATATTGCTGGGGTTGTTGGGCTGAAGAAACAATCCATCTATTCTCATTTTAAAGATAAAGATGATTTGTTTTTATCCATTATGAAGGACGCGAAATCAACAGAAATAGATTACTACCGGGCAAAACTTCGGGATAGTGATTTATCCAGACCAGATCTTGTTTTGTCTAGTTTACTTTTTGGTGTGAAGGAATTATATGACACTGATGAGGCATATCAATTTTGGTTACGTTACGGATTTTATCCGCCGAAGCATTTGTATGAAGTAGTTCAAGCATATATTACGGAGAACGTGCTGCAAATGGAACAAGAGTTTACTAATTTATTTACGAATTGGATGGAGCAAGAGCTAATACCAATACAAGATGTGGAAACGATGAAAGAAGCATACATGGGAATTCTTGATGCAGTTATCGTAGACATTGTGTATGTGAACGACCCGGAAAGAACGGAAAAGAAAATCACGGCTTTATGGCAAATTTTTTGGAGAGGAATTACGCTAAAAGCTTTGAATTAG
- a CDS encoding alpha/beta hydrolase produces MKNTIKWIAIGFAGIILLPLLIVFFIYKKAVGKKEYNPEVLENLDEASQEFVKNTSPLSDVDSRYKYMRLATKALPSAKDIEIGDVENKKIDGPAGKIPIRIYTPQEDGPFEIIVYYHGGGFVLGGLQTHDAIARKLVQTTGARVVTVDYRLAPENPFPAAVEDAYAALLWVQNHRTSLRAKSSDIIVAGDSVGGNLATVVTQIAKSKGKPNITAQILLYPATDIFSRDASVLYPSMDEFAEGYVLTKESLDKFFKLYIANASDRKYDPLVAPIRSKDLVGLPKTFIVTAEFDPLRDQGEAYAKKLKDAGVEVFAKRFEKVPHGFMTTNSEATDETYELISEFLEEK; encoded by the coding sequence GTGAAAAATACAATAAAATGGATCGCTATCGGTTTTGCTGGGATCATTCTACTTCCATTATTAATCGTTTTCTTTATTTACAAAAAAGCGGTTGGGAAAAAGGAATATAATCCCGAGGTATTGGAAAATTTAGATGAGGCTTCACAGGAATTTGTGAAAAATACTTCCCCATTATCCGACGTAGATTCGCGATATAAATATATGAGACTTGCGACAAAAGCATTACCTTCAGCAAAAGATATCGAAATTGGCGATGTTGAAAATAAAAAAATTGATGGTCCAGCTGGCAAAATTCCGATTCGGATTTATACGCCGCAAGAAGACGGACCTTTTGAAATTATCGTTTACTATCATGGTGGCGGATTTGTTCTAGGTGGGTTGCAAACGCATGATGCGATTGCCAGAAAACTTGTTCAAACAACAGGCGCTCGCGTGGTTACTGTTGATTACCGACTTGCTCCAGAAAATCCATTCCCAGCAGCAGTGGAAGATGCCTATGCCGCGCTACTATGGGTTCAAAATCATCGCACTAGCTTACGAGCTAAATCCTCAGACATTATCGTTGCAGGGGATAGCGTAGGCGGAAACTTAGCAACCGTTGTGACTCAAATTGCTAAATCAAAAGGTAAACCAAATATCACTGCTCAAATTTTACTTTATCCAGCGACAGATATTTTCAGTCGTGATGCGTCTGTTCTTTATCCTTCAATGGATGAATTTGCAGAAGGCTACGTGCTTACGAAAGAATCATTAGATAAATTCTTTAAATTATATATTGCCAATGCAAGTGATCGTAAATACGACCCACTCGTTGCACCAATACGTAGCAAAGATTTAGTCGGACTTCCAAAAACATTTATTGTGACTGCTGAATTTGATCCACTTAGAGATCAAGGAGAAGCCTATGCGAAGAAATTAAAAGATGCCGGCGTAGAAGTATTTGCTAAACGCTTTGAAAAAGTTCCACATGGCTTCATGACAACTAACTCAGAAGCAACCGATGAGACATACGAATTGATTAGCGAGTTTTTAGAAGAAAAATAA
- a CDS encoding argininosuccinate synthase gives MAKEKIVLAYSGGLDTSVAIQWLVESGYEVIACCLDVGEGKNLDFIKEKAITVGASESYTIDAKEEFAEDFALIALQAHAYYEGKYPLISALSRPLIAKKLVEVARQEGASAIAHGCTGKGNDQVRFEVAIHALAPDLKVVSPVRDWKWSREEEINYAKEHNIPVPIDLDNPFSIDQNLWGRSNECGVLENPWTTPPEAAYDLTVSLEDAPDTPDIVEITFDAGIPISLNGENMSLANLILTLNEIAGKHGVGRIDHIENRLVGIKSREVYECPAAVTLITAHKELEDLTFVREVAHFKPIIEQKISETIYNGLWFSPLTEALIAFLKSTQKFVNGTIRVKLFKGHAIVEGRKSPNSLYDENLATYTSSDTFDQDAAVGFIKLWGLPTKVSAEVNSKVTITTEV, from the coding sequence ATGGCGAAAGAAAAAATCGTATTAGCTTACTCAGGTGGGTTAGATACTTCTGTTGCAATTCAGTGGCTAGTAGAATCAGGTTATGAAGTTATTGCATGTTGCTTAGATGTTGGTGAAGGTAAAAATTTAGATTTTATTAAAGAAAAAGCCATTACGGTTGGAGCAAGCGAATCCTACACGATTGATGCAAAAGAAGAATTCGCGGAGGATTTTGCGTTAATTGCCCTTCAAGCCCATGCTTATTATGAAGGAAAATATCCACTTATTTCCGCTTTAAGCCGTCCGTTAATTGCGAAAAAATTAGTAGAAGTCGCTCGTCAAGAAGGCGCCTCTGCTATCGCTCATGGTTGTACCGGCAAAGGAAATGACCAAGTTCGGTTTGAAGTAGCGATTCATGCACTTGCTCCTGATTTAAAAGTCGTTTCCCCAGTCCGTGATTGGAAATGGTCTAGAGAAGAAGAAATCAATTACGCCAAAGAACATAACATCCCTGTTCCTATTGATTTAGATAATCCCTTCTCGATTGACCAAAACCTTTGGGGGAGAAGTAACGAATGTGGTGTACTTGAAAACCCATGGACAACGCCACCAGAAGCGGCTTACGACTTAACAGTGAGCTTAGAAGACGCACCAGACACACCAGATATCGTCGAAATTACGTTCGACGCTGGTATTCCAATTTCTCTTAATGGGGAAAATATGAGTCTAGCAAATTTGATTCTTACATTAAATGAAATTGCTGGAAAACACGGTGTCGGTAGAATTGATCATATCGAAAATCGTTTAGTCGGTATTAAATCACGTGAAGTATATGAATGTCCTGCTGCTGTCACTTTAATTACTGCACATAAAGAATTAGAAGACTTAACCTTTGTTCGTGAAGTGGCGCATTTCAAACCTATCATCGAACAAAAAATCAGTGAGACCATTTACAACGGTCTATGGTTCTCGCCTTTAACAGAAGCATTAATTGCTTTCTTAAAATCCACGCAAAAATTCGTAAATGGAACGATTCGCGTCAAACTATTTAAAGGTCATGCCATCGTCGAAGGAAGAAAATCTCCAAATTCGCTTTACGATGAAAACTTAGCGACTTATACTTCTTCCGATACATTCGACCAAGATGCAGCAGTTGGTTTCATCAAACTTTGGGGATTACCAACAAAAGTGAGTGCAGAAGTTAATTCAAAAGTGACAATAACAACTGAGGTGTAA
- the argH gene encoding argininosuccinate lyase has protein sequence MEKLWGGRFQGKSEAWIDDFGASISFDQKMAKEDLAGSLAHVAMLSKCGIIPDSEAAEITTGLKILQEKLVLGELEFSTVNEDIHLNIEKLLHEEIGPVAGKLHTARSRNDQVATDMHLYLKQAVAEIIHSLKHLRVVLVQKAALHIETIMPGYTHLQHAQPLSFAHHLLAYFGMFTRDLERLEESVKRIDISPLGSAALAGTTFPIDRAYSAELLGFSAVYENSLDGVSDRDFIIEFLSNSSILMMHLSRFCEELILWTSHEFQFVELTDAFSTGSSIMPQKKNPDMAELIRGKTGRVYGNLFGMLTVLKGLPLAYNKDLQEDKEGMFDTLETVQTSLDIFAGMIETMKVHTEIMEESMQKDFSNATELADYLAKKGVPFREAHEIVGKLVLECTQNGIYLQDVSLNHYQEINPLIKEDIYDVLSSKTAVKKRNSYGGTGFDQIRVALINAKKTL, from the coding sequence ATGGAAAAACTATGGGGCGGACGTTTTCAAGGAAAAAGTGAAGCATGGATTGACGATTTTGGTGCTTCGATTTCTTTCGATCAAAAAATGGCAAAAGAAGACTTGGCGGGAAGTTTAGCGCATGTCGCCATGCTCAGTAAATGCGGGATTATTCCTGATTCAGAAGCAGCTGAAATTACGACCGGATTAAAAATTCTCCAAGAAAAATTAGTGCTTGGTGAGCTCGAATTCAGCACAGTTAACGAAGATATTCATTTAAATATCGAAAAACTATTGCATGAAGAAATCGGTCCAGTCGCTGGAAAACTTCATACGGCACGCAGTCGGAATGATCAAGTTGCAACAGACATGCATTTATATTTAAAACAAGCCGTAGCGGAAATTATTCACTCGCTAAAACATTTACGCGTAGTGCTTGTTCAAAAAGCAGCGTTGCACATTGAAACAATAATGCCAGGCTATACGCATTTACAACACGCTCAGCCCCTGTCGTTTGCCCATCATTTGCTTGCTTACTTTGGAATGTTTACACGGGATTTGGAGCGTTTAGAAGAAAGTGTCAAACGGATTGATATTTCGCCGCTTGGTTCTGCGGCACTTGCTGGGACGACTTTTCCGATTGACCGGGCGTATAGCGCTGAATTACTTGGCTTTTCTGCTGTTTATGAAAATAGTTTGGACGGCGTGAGTGATCGTGATTTTATTATTGAGTTTCTTAGTAATAGTTCTATTTTAATGATGCATTTATCGCGTTTTTGTGAGGAATTGATACTTTGGACGAGTCATGAGTTTCAATTTGTCGAGTTAACGGACGCTTTTTCAACAGGAAGTTCGATTATGCCGCAAAAGAAAAACCCAGATATGGCCGAGTTAATTCGCGGAAAAACGGGCCGGGTTTACGGAAACCTGTTCGGCATGCTAACAGTTTTAAAAGGACTCCCACTCGCTTACAATAAAGACTTACAAGAAGATAAAGAAGGCATGTTTGATACACTTGAGACAGTTCAGACAAGCTTAGATATATTCGCGGGAATGATTGAAACGATGAAGGTCCACACAGAAATAATGGAAGAGTCTATGCAAAAAGATTTTTCCAATGCGACAGAACTAGCAGATTATTTAGCGAAAAAAGGTGTTCCATTTAGAGAAGCGCATGAAATCGTTGGAAAATTAGTATTAGAATGTACGCAAAACGGGATTTATTTACAAGACGTCTCACTTAACCACTACCAAGAAATAAATCCACTTATTAAAGAAGATATTTATGATGTCCTTTCTTCTAAAACTGCTGTTAAAAAAAGAAATTCTTACGGCGGAACTGGATTTGATCAAATTAGAGTTGCCCTCATTAATGCGAAAAAAACATTGTAG
- the betL gene encoding BCCT family glycine betaine transporter BetL, with product MKKLTSVFWGSGCLVLLAVLFGAFLPKQFEAFTTNIQKFLTSKFGWYYLIVVAIIIIFCLFLVLSPIGSIRLGKPGEVPGYSNKSWFAMLFSAGMGIGLVFWGAAEPLSHYAVQAPGGEVGTQAAMKDALRYSFFHWGISAWSIYAIVALALAYFKFRKNAPGLISATLYPILGKHAKGPIGQLIDIIAVFATIIGVATTLGLGAQQINGGLTYLFGVPNNFTVQFTIIIIVTILFMLSAMSGLDKGIQILSNVNIYVAGILLVLTLILGPTLFIMNNFTNSFGDYLQNIIQMSFQTAPDAPDARKWIDSWTIFYWAWWLSWSPFVGIFIARISRGRTIRQFLLGVIVLPSLVSVFWFAVFGGSAIFVDQHNNSGLSGLATEQVLFGVFNEFPGGIVLSIVAMILIAVFFITSADSATFVLGMQTTGGSLNPPNSVKVTWGLLQAGIASVLLYAGGLTALQNASIIAAFPFSIVIILMIVSLFVSLTREQEKLGLYVRPKKSQRSQL from the coding sequence TTGAAAAAATTAACAAGTGTTTTTTGGGGATCGGGTTGTCTCGTTTTATTAGCCGTTTTATTTGGGGCCTTTTTGCCAAAACAATTTGAAGCTTTTACAACCAATATCCAAAAATTTCTAACAAGCAAATTTGGTTGGTACTATTTAATTGTTGTAGCGATTATTATTATCTTCTGCTTGTTTTTAGTTTTAAGTCCGATTGGCTCAATTCGACTCGGAAAACCTGGGGAAGTGCCAGGATATAGTAATAAGTCTTGGTTTGCGATGTTATTTAGTGCTGGAATGGGAATCGGCCTCGTTTTCTGGGGTGCTGCTGAGCCGTTATCTCATTATGCGGTCCAAGCTCCCGGCGGTGAAGTTGGCACGCAAGCAGCTATGAAAGATGCACTTCGATATTCATTCTTCCACTGGGGGATTTCCGCTTGGTCGATTTATGCGATTGTTGCTTTAGCGCTCGCCTATTTCAAATTCAGGAAAAATGCACCGGGATTAATAAGTGCGACACTTTACCCTATTTTAGGGAAACATGCCAAAGGTCCAATTGGGCAATTGATTGATATCATCGCCGTTTTTGCGACAATCATCGGTGTTGCAACGACACTCGGCCTTGGTGCTCAACAAATTAATGGTGGTCTTACATACTTGTTTGGCGTTCCAAACAATTTTACTGTCCAGTTTACCATTATTATCATTGTCACCATTTTATTTATGCTATCGGCCATGTCTGGACTTGATAAAGGTATTCAGATTTTGAGTAATGTAAATATTTATGTCGCAGGAATTTTATTAGTTTTAACCCTTATACTTGGGCCTACCCTTTTCATAATGAATAATTTCACCAATTCATTTGGGGACTACTTACAAAATATCATCCAAATGAGTTTTCAGACAGCACCTGATGCGCCTGATGCTCGAAAATGGATTGATTCATGGACTATTTTTTATTGGGCTTGGTGGCTTTCTTGGTCGCCATTTGTAGGAATTTTCATCGCTCGAATTTCACGTGGTAGAACAATTCGACAATTTCTACTTGGCGTTATTGTCCTTCCTTCTTTAGTCAGCGTTTTCTGGTTTGCCGTGTTTGGCGGTTCGGCTATTTTTGTGGACCAACATAATAACTCAGGTCTTTCCGGTTTAGCAACAGAGCAAGTACTATTTGGGGTATTTAACGAATTCCCTGGTGGTATTGTTTTATCTATTGTGGCAATGATTTTAATTGCGGTATTCTTTATTACTTCCGCAGATTCAGCCACATTTGTTCTTGGCATGCAAACAACAGGCGGTTCCTTAAACCCACCAAACTCCGTCAAAGTAACATGGGGATTACTACAAGCAGGGATTGCAAGTGTACTACTTTACGCAGGCGGACTGACAGCTCTTCAAAATGCGTCAATTATAGCAGCCTTTCCATTTTCTATCGTCATTATCTTAATGATTGTTTCCTTATTCGTTTCGTTAACGAGGGAACAAGAAAAGCTAGGATTATATGTTCGACCGAAAAAATCACAACGTTCCCAACTATAA